Proteins found in one Arthrobacter pascens genomic segment:
- a CDS encoding SGNH/GDSL hydrolase family protein, translated as MNAQKPDHMKSAWTSPDPTRGSHPWHRFVALGDSFTEGIGDPEPGSEGGVRGWADRAAEELSAGQPEFAYANLAVRGLLLQQILDQQLGPALALKPDLVTLSAGGNDIVFRRSDPDRMAEKMDDAVATLTATGATVVLFAGPDWGAIPVFSQIRGKVAIFNENLHTVAAHHDAVMVDMWSLRELTDPGMWDPDRLHFSPLGHHTIAAAMLNALGVSHSLRPLEPKQLPPPSWKEARAEDLVWAREYLVPWVVRRLRQRSPEEGLTAKRPQAGPVFGIGRPPGPLAGGSAA; from the coding sequence ATGAACGCGCAGAAGCCGGACCACATGAAGTCTGCCTGGACCAGCCCGGACCCGACGCGCGGATCCCACCCGTGGCACCGCTTCGTAGCGCTGGGTGACTCCTTCACTGAGGGAATAGGGGATCCCGAGCCCGGCAGTGAAGGAGGCGTGCGCGGCTGGGCGGACCGCGCTGCGGAGGAACTCAGTGCGGGCCAGCCAGAGTTCGCTTACGCCAACCTCGCGGTCCGGGGGCTGCTCCTGCAGCAGATTCTGGATCAGCAGCTTGGGCCTGCGCTCGCATTGAAGCCCGATCTGGTGACGCTGTCCGCGGGCGGTAATGACATTGTGTTCAGGCGCAGCGATCCCGACAGGATGGCGGAGAAAATGGACGATGCCGTGGCGACGCTGACCGCCACCGGCGCCACGGTGGTGCTGTTCGCCGGCCCCGACTGGGGAGCCATCCCCGTCTTTAGCCAGATCCGTGGCAAGGTGGCCATCTTCAACGAGAATCTCCACACTGTGGCTGCCCATCACGACGCGGTGATGGTTGACATGTGGTCCTTACGCGAACTGACTGACCCTGGCATGTGGGACCCCGACCGGCTGCACTTCTCCCCGCTGGGGCACCACACCATCGCCGCGGCGATGCTGAACGCCTTGGGTGTCTCCCACAGCCTGAGGCCCCTGGAGCCCAAGCAGCTGCCCCCTCCGAGCTGGAAGGAGGCCCGGGCGGAGGACCTCGTCTGGGCCCGGGAGTACCTGGTCCCTTGGGTGGTCCGCCGCCTTCGGCAACGGTCCCCAGAGGAGGGGCTGACGGCCAAACGTCCTCAAGCGGGGCCCGTGTTTGGGATCGGCCGACCCCCCGGGCCGTTGGCCGGAGGGTCGGCGGCCTGA
- a CDS encoding GAF and ANTAR domain-containing protein codes for MAVDTSGDAGWEQQLPASQDVVFESNDVEIFLGEVTHEFMQDIQGVRREIGWAATLFRREEAHTIAAGNAQARAADQEQCSFGDGPVLLALRTGDFVHVADLARDRRWPGYAIVATGHGVRSLLSTPIVSVAGSSAAINLYAAAPHAFTSEDIVRTRRYAREVARALRVVLRVAEHAQAAAELAVAQTSLALMDLAVRTLMSEYGLSHEGAFQYLRAVARHNNLGLREAALSVVASGSPQEPAGHIQDNTDLRGLIAVESPPPDVSPHGTGSRT; via the coding sequence ATGGCCGTGGACACCTCGGGGGACGCCGGCTGGGAGCAGCAGCTCCCCGCCTCCCAGGACGTGGTCTTCGAAAGCAATGACGTCGAGATTTTCCTCGGCGAGGTTACCCATGAATTTATGCAGGACATCCAAGGTGTCCGGCGGGAAATTGGCTGGGCGGCCACATTGTTCCGTCGCGAGGAAGCCCACACCATAGCGGCAGGCAACGCTCAGGCCCGGGCAGCGGACCAGGAGCAGTGCTCCTTCGGTGATGGACCGGTGCTGCTGGCCCTCCGCACAGGTGACTTTGTGCACGTGGCCGACCTGGCCCGGGACCGGCGGTGGCCCGGATATGCAATCGTCGCCACAGGCCATGGCGTCCGGTCGCTGCTGTCCACGCCCATTGTGTCCGTGGCCGGCTCCAGCGCCGCCATCAACCTGTATGCGGCCGCGCCGCACGCCTTCACGAGTGAAGACATCGTCAGGACGCGCCGCTACGCGCGGGAGGTTGCCCGGGCGCTCCGCGTGGTGCTGCGGGTGGCGGAGCATGCCCAGGCAGCCGCGGAACTGGCGGTTGCCCAGACCTCCTTGGCCCTGATGGATCTGGCCGTGCGGACACTGATGAGCGAGTATGGCCTCAGCCATGAGGGCGCCTTCCAATATTTGAGGGCCGTCGCTAGGCATAACAACCTGGGGCTGCGCGAGGCCGCCCTGAGCGTAGTTGCGTCCGGTTCACCACAAGAACCGGCAGGACATATCCAGGACAACACGGATCTCCGCGGCCTGATCGCGGTTGAATCTCCGCCTCCGGATGTGTCACCGCACGGCACAGGGAGCAGGACATGA
- a CDS encoding SDR family oxidoreductase, translating into MSDKKKQTDQPTDPRGGYHSGPFPEQEQKQPGLTAPMDPKPDHGELSYEGHGALQGKAALITGGDSGIGKAAAIAFAREGADVAISYLPEEEEDAQDTADWIRKAGQRALLLPGDGREEEFSTRIVEDAVAEFGGLDVVVLNAAYQKNRESFESLPTEEFDRVFRTNLYSLIWTARAAVPHLSAGSSIITTASIQAFHPSPGLIDYAMTKAAQVAFTKALAQELGPKGIRVNAVAPGPVWTPLIPATEWPKKLPTFGQDTPLQRAGQPAELAAAYVLLASEQGSYISGAVLPVTGGKGL; encoded by the coding sequence GTGAGCGACAAGAAGAAGCAGACGGACCAGCCCACGGACCCCCGGGGCGGCTATCACTCGGGCCCGTTTCCTGAGCAGGAACAAAAGCAGCCCGGCCTCACGGCGCCCATGGACCCCAAACCGGACCACGGTGAACTCAGCTACGAAGGGCACGGTGCGCTGCAGGGAAAAGCTGCGCTGATCACGGGCGGCGACTCGGGGATCGGCAAGGCGGCAGCCATCGCCTTCGCCCGAGAGGGGGCCGACGTCGCGATCTCCTACCTCCCGGAGGAGGAAGAGGATGCCCAGGACACAGCCGACTGGATCCGGAAGGCCGGCCAGCGTGCCCTCCTGCTTCCGGGTGACGGGCGCGAGGAGGAGTTCAGCACCCGGATCGTGGAAGACGCTGTGGCCGAGTTCGGCGGCCTGGATGTGGTGGTGCTCAACGCGGCGTACCAAAAAAACCGGGAGAGCTTCGAATCCCTCCCCACGGAGGAATTCGACCGGGTCTTCAGGACCAATCTCTACTCCCTCATCTGGACTGCCCGGGCGGCAGTGCCGCACCTGTCGGCTGGCTCCTCGATCATCACCACGGCATCCATCCAGGCCTTTCATCCGTCCCCGGGCCTGATCGACTACGCCATGACCAAAGCCGCCCAGGTTGCCTTCACCAAGGCCCTGGCGCAGGAGTTGGGGCCGAAGGGTATCCGCGTTAATGCTGTTGCTCCCGGTCCCGTCTGGACACCGCTGATCCCCGCCACGGAGTGGCCGAAGAAGCTTCCCACGTTCGGCCAGGACACTCCGCTCCAGCGGGCCGGGCAACCCGCAGAGCTCGCCGCTGCCTACGTGCTGCTGGCGTCCGAACAGGGATCCTACATTTCAGGGGCCGTGCTGCCCGTGACCGGCGGCAAGGGACTCTGA
- a CDS encoding DUF6328 family protein: MSDVEDFTGSTGRNETREERLDRNWAELLQELRVLQTGVQILAGFLLTLPFQQRFEDLDDFQVGLYLSNVVVATLTTAFILLPVSVHRRLFRQRLKETLVSSADSITKIALAGVAILSVGTAALVFDVTAGRTAGLTAGGVLLAILLVLLIYIPLHLNRRATARS, from the coding sequence ATGTCGGATGTGGAGGACTTCACCGGCAGTACGGGACGGAACGAAACCCGGGAAGAGCGGCTGGACCGGAACTGGGCTGAACTGTTGCAGGAACTCAGGGTGCTGCAGACCGGCGTCCAGATTCTTGCCGGCTTCCTGCTGACCCTGCCCTTCCAGCAGCGCTTCGAGGACCTGGATGATTTCCAGGTTGGCCTCTACCTGTCCAACGTTGTGGTCGCCACCCTGACGACGGCCTTCATACTGCTACCGGTCAGCGTGCACCGGCGGCTGTTCCGCCAGCGCCTCAAGGAAACCCTGGTGTCAAGCGCCGACTCGATCACCAAGATAGCCCTGGCGGGGGTTGCGATCCTGAGCGTGGGAACTGCGGCCCTTGTGTTTGACGTGACAGCCGGCCGCACGGCCGGCCTGACCGCCGGGGGCGTGCTGCTGGCCATCCTCCTTGTGCTGTTGATCTACATCCCGCTGCACCTCAACAGACGTGCCACAGCGAGAAGCTGA